One Pseudomonas brassicacearum genomic region harbors:
- a CDS encoding DMT family transporter produces MHVSSGRWVYGLFLALLTALLWGILPIKLKQVLQVMDPVTVTWFRLLVSGGLLFIYLAATRRLPSRKVLGPRGGWLVAMAVLGLVGNYVLYLMGLNRLSPGTAQLVVQMGPIMLLVASLFVFKERFSVGQGIGLAVLLIGFTLFFNQRLVELLTSLSDYTAGVLLVLLASTVWTFYALGQKQLLTVWNSLQVMMVIYLFCALLLTPWVHPLEALQLSPLQGWLLLACCLNTLIAYGAFAEALAHWEASRVSATLAITPLVTFAAVAIAAWWWPDYVHAEQINLLGYGGAVLVVLGSALVALGPSLMAGLRARRERMAVGR; encoded by the coding sequence ATGCACGTATCGTCCGGTCGCTGGGTCTATGGTCTGTTTCTGGCCCTGTTGACCGCTTTGCTGTGGGGCATCCTGCCGATCAAGCTCAAGCAAGTGTTGCAAGTGATGGATCCGGTCACCGTGACCTGGTTTCGCCTGCTGGTGTCCGGTGGCTTGCTGTTCATCTACCTGGCGGCGACTCGGCGCCTGCCCAGCCGCAAGGTGCTTGGCCCTCGTGGTGGCTGGCTGGTGGCGATGGCGGTGCTGGGGCTGGTGGGCAATTACGTGCTGTACCTGATGGGCCTGAACCGCTTGAGCCCTGGCACGGCGCAACTGGTGGTGCAGATGGGGCCGATCATGTTGCTGGTCGCCAGCCTGTTTGTGTTCAAGGAGCGATTCAGCGTGGGGCAGGGCATTGGCCTGGCCGTGCTGTTGATCGGCTTTACGCTGTTTTTCAACCAGCGCCTCGTCGAGCTGTTGACCTCCTTGAGCGACTACACCGCCGGGGTCTTGCTGGTCTTGCTGGCTTCCACGGTCTGGACGTTCTACGCCTTGGGCCAGAAGCAACTGTTGACGGTGTGGAATTCGCTGCAAGTGATGATGGTGATCTACCTGTTTTGTGCGTTGCTGCTCACGCCTTGGGTGCATCCGTTGGAAGCGCTGCAATTGAGCCCTCTCCAGGGCTGGTTGTTGCTCGCGTGCTGCCTCAACACGCTGATTGCCTACGGCGCGTTTGCCGAGGCGCTGGCCCACTGGGAAGCCTCGCGTGTCAGCGCGACCCTAGCGATCACGCCGCTGGTGACCTTTGCCGCAGTGGCAATAGCCGCCTGGTGGTGGCCTGACTACGTCCATGCCGAGCAGATCAATCTGCTGGGGTATGGCGGGGCGGTGCTGGTGGTGCTGGGATCGGCGCTGGTGGCGCTGGGGCCGTCGCTGATGGCTGGGCTCAGGGCCCGGCGTGAGCGGATGGCCGTCGGGCGTTAA
- a CDS encoding class II fumarate hydratase, translated as MSRIETDSLGQVEVPDDAYWGAQTQRSLINFAIGNERMPLSVLHALALIKKAAARVNDRNGDLPADIARLIEQAADEVLDGQHDDQFPLVVWQTGSGTQSNMNVNEVIAGRANELAGNPRGGKSPVHPNDHVNRSQSSNDCFPTAMHIAAVQAVQQQLLPAIGELSGGLAELAARHMKLVKTGRTHMMDATPITFGQELSAFIAQLDYAERAIRAALPAVCELAQGGTAVGTGLNSPHGFGEAIAAELAALSGLPFVTAPNKFAALAGHEPLTALSGALKTLAVTLMKIANDLRLLGSGPRAGFAEVKLPANEPGSSIMPGKVNPTQCEALSMLACQVMGNDVTIGFAASQGHLQLNVFKPVIIHNLLQSIRLLADGCSNFQQHCIAGLEPDAEQMAAHLERGLMLVTALNPHIGYDKSAEIAKKAYGEGLTLREAALQLGYLSDEEFDAWVRPENMLEAGSQG; from the coding sequence ATGAGCCGTATCGAAACCGACAGCCTTGGCCAGGTTGAAGTCCCGGATGATGCCTATTGGGGCGCCCAGACACAGCGTTCCTTGATCAACTTTGCCATCGGCAACGAACGCATGCCGCTGTCGGTGCTGCACGCCCTGGCGCTGATCAAGAAAGCCGCCGCGCGGGTCAACGACCGCAATGGTGATCTGCCCGCCGACATCGCCCGCCTGATCGAACAGGCCGCCGACGAAGTACTGGACGGCCAGCATGACGACCAATTCCCACTGGTGGTCTGGCAGACCGGCAGCGGTACCCAGAGCAACATGAACGTCAACGAAGTGATCGCCGGACGCGCCAACGAGCTGGCGGGCAACCCGCGCGGCGGCAAGAGCCCGGTGCACCCCAATGACCACGTCAACCGCTCCCAGAGCTCCAACGACTGCTTCCCCACCGCCATGCACATCGCCGCGGTGCAGGCCGTCCAGCAGCAATTGCTGCCGGCCATCGGTGAGCTGTCTGGCGGCCTGGCGGAACTGGCAGCGCGCCACATGAAACTGGTCAAGACCGGTCGCACCCACATGATGGATGCCACACCGATCACCTTTGGCCAGGAACTGTCGGCCTTCATTGCCCAGCTCGATTACGCCGAACGCGCCATCCGCGCCGCCCTGCCAGCGGTCTGCGAACTGGCCCAGGGCGGTACGGCGGTGGGCACCGGACTCAACTCACCCCACGGCTTTGGCGAAGCCATTGCCGCCGAACTGGCGGCGCTGTCCGGCCTGCCGTTCGTCACCGCGCCGAACAAATTTGCCGCGCTGGCGGGCCATGAGCCCCTGACCGCCCTGTCCGGCGCGCTGAAAACCCTGGCCGTGACCCTGATGAAGATCGCCAACGACCTGCGTCTGCTGGGTTCCGGGCCACGGGCCGGGTTCGCCGAAGTGAAATTGCCGGCCAATGAACCGGGCAGTTCCATCATGCCCGGCAAGGTCAATCCAACCCAGTGCGAAGCCTTGTCGATGCTGGCCTGCCAGGTCATGGGCAACGACGTGACCATCGGGTTTGCCGCCAGCCAGGGCCACTTGCAGCTGAACGTGTTCAAACCGGTGATCATCCATAACCTGCTGCAATCGATCCGTCTGCTGGCCGATGGCTGCAGCAACTTCCAGCAGCACTGCATCGCCGGACTCGAGCCGGATGCCGAGCAGATGGCCGCGCACCTGGAACGCGGGTTGATGTTGGTGACCGCGCTGAACCCGCACATCGGCTACGACAAGTCCGCCGAGATCGCCAAGAAAGCCTACGGCGAAGGGCTGACCCTGCGCGAGGCGGCGTTGCAGCTGGGGTATCTCAGCGATGAAGAGTTCGATGCCTGGGTGAGACCGGAGAATATGCTGGAGGCGGGTAGCCAGGGCTGA
- a CDS encoding DUF2059 domain-containing protein produces MTRLRAICTAVALVCASGPVLADTASHNASAEAFLTLAHADKLGTPVYMQVQQMFAQRFEQTKAPESKKATLETYQAKANAALDQAIGWNKLKPDMVKLYTSNFSESELKDLVSFYQSPLGKKVLEKMPQLTQQSAQLTQAKLESAVPVVNKLLADMTAELEPKAAAPAPAKKKP; encoded by the coding sequence ATGACCCGTCTTCGTGCCATCTGTACCGCAGTTGCTCTGGTGTGTGCCAGCGGCCCTGTTCTTGCCGATACCGCCAGCCACAACGCCAGTGCCGAAGCGTTCCTGACCCTGGCCCACGCTGACAAACTGGGCACCCCGGTGTACATGCAAGTGCAGCAAATGTTTGCCCAGCGCTTTGAGCAGACTAAAGCCCCGGAGTCGAAAAAAGCCACCCTGGAAACCTATCAGGCCAAGGCCAATGCCGCGCTGGACCAGGCCATCGGCTGGAACAAGCTCAAGCCGGACATGGTCAAGCTCTACACCAGCAACTTCAGCGAGTCGGAGCTCAAGGACCTGGTGTCCTTCTACCAGTCGCCATTGGGCAAGAAAGTCCTGGAAAAAATGCCCCAGTTGACTCAGCAATCGGCCCAACTGACCCAGGCCAAGCTTGAAAGCGCGGTGCCGGTGGTCAACAAGCTGCTGGCGGACATGACAGCGGAGCTTGAGCCAAAAGCCGCTGCCCCTGCCCCTGCCAAGAAAAAGCCGTAA
- a CDS encoding BolA family protein — protein MSMQQRIESTLGLLQPEHLQVLDESHMHSRGLQTHFKAVVVSQQFEGLNRVKRHQKVYGTLGELMGEFHALALHTYTPEEWAQIDTAPASPTCAGGSKG, from the coding sequence ATGAGCATGCAACAACGCATCGAATCGACGCTCGGGCTCTTGCAGCCCGAGCACCTGCAAGTGCTGGATGAAAGCCACATGCACAGCCGTGGGTTACAGACCCACTTCAAGGCCGTGGTGGTCAGCCAGCAGTTCGAGGGACTCAATCGCGTCAAGCGCCACCAGAAGGTCTACGGCACGCTGGGCGAGCTGATGGGCGAATTCCATGCGTTGGCGCTGCACACCTACACCCCCGAAGAATGGGCACAGATCGACACCGCCCCGGCTTCGCCAACGTGTGCCGGTGGTAGCAAGGGGTAG